The following proteins come from a genomic window of Gottfriedia acidiceleris:
- a CDS encoding amidohydrolase, whose translation MKKLWHNGLFYTMENEGQTVDSIITEDEQILKTGTYDDLLSFLDGEQFEKINCNGKIGFPGFIDSHLHLIGHGEAMNRVDLSKCRSYDEMLDRMKKVVMDAHPNEWIVGEGWNENEWESKAVFNIDDLNSLSSTNPLVLKRTCRHVYFVNSLALSHAAINKQMQIEGGQIGNFEDGRLNGLLYDEAVNLIIKAMPAPDDQYLSKAIISAIKDCYQYGIVGAVTEDLSYYGNANLVIDLYERLLNEVPFHTHVLIHHTSLDEVNGRLHNGNKNVSFGGVKAFIDGSFGGRTALLQKPYDDDQSTTGLQVTSLEKLEVITKKAREKGLPIAFHMIGDLAVKQAIDVVKKYPNQTQLPDRFIHCALLSPKLIEEMKELNIVVDVQTSFIYADYPWLVERIGQSRNEYAYLIKTLLNESIAIANGSDTPIDTINPWQGIYTAVTRKAKDGEAYNIDEAISLYEAIKLYTIDSAASFRQEDKRGLIKEAYTADFILFDENPFELEKDDLLYVKCSETICRGNIVYKRNG comes from the coding sequence ATGAAGAAGCTTTGGCATAATGGTTTATTTTATACGATGGAAAATGAAGGGCAAACGGTAGACTCAATCATTACGGAAGATGAACAAATTTTAAAAACAGGAACATATGACGATTTGCTTTCTTTTTTAGACGGTGAACAATTTGAGAAAATCAATTGTAATGGAAAAATCGGTTTTCCAGGTTTCATTGATAGTCATTTGCATTTAATTGGTCATGGTGAAGCGATGAATCGTGTAGATTTGTCAAAGTGTCGATCATATGACGAGATGCTTGATCGAATGAAAAAAGTTGTAATGGACGCGCACCCCAATGAGTGGATTGTTGGGGAAGGATGGAATGAAAACGAATGGGAATCAAAAGCAGTATTCAACATTGACGATTTAAATAGTTTATCAAGCACAAATCCTCTTGTATTAAAGAGAACTTGTAGACATGTCTACTTTGTAAATTCTCTTGCACTTAGTCATGCAGCAATAAATAAACAGATGCAAATCGAAGGAGGACAAATTGGCAACTTTGAGGATGGTCGATTAAACGGATTATTGTATGATGAAGCTGTCAATTTAATCATTAAAGCGATGCCAGCACCTGACGATCAGTATTTGTCAAAAGCAATCATTTCCGCCATTAAAGATTGTTATCAATACGGTATTGTTGGAGCGGTAACAGAGGATTTATCTTATTATGGAAACGCAAATTTAGTGATAGATTTATATGAGCGATTGTTAAATGAAGTTCCATTTCATACTCATGTTTTAATTCATCATACTTCTTTGGATGAAGTCAATGGAAGATTACATAATGGTAATAAAAATGTATCATTTGGAGGCGTAAAAGCATTTATTGATGGTTCATTTGGAGGTCGCACTGCACTGTTACAAAAACCTTATGACGACGATCAAAGCACAACAGGATTACAAGTGACTTCTTTAGAAAAATTAGAAGTAATTACAAAAAAAGCGCGTGAAAAAGGATTGCCAATAGCATTTCATATGATTGGAGATTTAGCCGTTAAGCAAGCCATTGATGTTGTTAAAAAATATCCTAATCAAACTCAGCTACCTGATCGATTTATTCATTGTGCACTTTTATCTCCAAAATTAATTGAGGAAATGAAAGAATTAAACATTGTTGTAGATGTGCAAACCTCATTTATCTATGCCGATTATCCATGGCTAGTAGAACGTATTGGCCAAAGCCGAAATGAATATGCATATTTAATTAAAACACTACTAAATGAATCAATTGCTATAGCAAATGGTTCAGATACACCGATTGATACAATTAATCCGTGGCAAGGAATATATACAGCAGTTACCCGAAAAGCAAAGGACGGGGAAGCATATAATATCGATGAAGCAATTAGCTTATATGAAGCAATAAAACTATATACGATTGATAGTGCAGCTTCGTTTCGTCAAGAAGATAAAAGAGGTCTCATAAAAGAAGCATATACTGCTGACTTTATTTTATTTGATGAAAATCCATTTGAGTTAGAAAAAGATGATCTACTGTATGTTAAATGTAGTGAAACTATTTGCCGAGGAAATATTGTCTATAAAAGAAATGGGTAA
- a CDS encoding DUF2953 domain-containing protein produces MLYIYSILIFIAIVVLLLIIFVLFINMKVNILSVYTNEERFMNIKLSILNNLLHFAFTIPLKRPKEVKEDVSDLEKKRDLSVFQQIDFFINLYSNGHTIITKFLNTVQIYNLTYHIHFGVGNSALTGISIGTAYSAIGIFENLLKKFTILHHPPTIDITPNYYSSVMETTGKIRFSFSVRKAVFAGLLLLKAYLKTRKDFRATHPIETN; encoded by the coding sequence TTGCTTTACATATACTCTATTCTAATTTTTATTGCAATCGTTGTTTTACTGTTAATCATTTTCGTCCTTTTTATAAATATGAAAGTAAATATTTTATCCGTTTATACAAATGAAGAACGATTTATGAATATTAAACTGTCTATCTTGAACAACCTATTGCATTTCGCCTTTACGATTCCTTTAAAGAGACCGAAAGAGGTAAAGGAGGACGTATCAGATTTAGAGAAAAAAAGGGATTTGTCTGTCTTTCAACAAATTGATTTTTTCATAAATTTATACTCAAACGGACATACTATCATTACAAAATTTTTAAACACTGTACAAATTTACAATTTAACTTATCATATTCATTTCGGTGTCGGAAATTCTGCTTTAACAGGGATATCAATTGGAACAGCTTATAGTGCGATCGGCATTTTTGAAAACCTATTAAAGAAATTTACGATATTACATCATCCGCCAACGATCGATATCACGCCCAATTATTATTCGTCCGTAATGGAAACTACAGGTAAGATAAGGTTTTCATTTTCGGTACGAAAGGCAGTCTTTGCAGGATTATTATTATTGAAAGCATATTTAAAAACTAGAAAAGACTTTAGAGCAACACATCCAATCGAAACTAATTAG
- the ytfJ gene encoding GerW family sporulation protein — protein MSQHPIGDLMHAAMENLSAMINVNTIIGDPISTPDGSLILTVSKVGVGFAAGGSEFRNYHLVDGVKEAEVRSPHPFGGGTGGGASITPIAFLIVGKEGVKLLHLDQNTHLIEKLMDLTPQALEKVKKYMKKKDESDKHEEDFDSDLD, from the coding sequence ATGAGTCAACATCCTATTGGAGACTTAATGCACGCAGCAATGGAAAATTTATCAGCAATGATTAATGTAAATACAATTATTGGTGATCCAATTTCAACACCAGATGGAAGCTTAATTTTAACCGTATCAAAAGTAGGGGTTGGCTTTGCAGCTGGTGGAAGTGAATTCCGAAATTACCATTTAGTAGATGGTGTTAAAGAAGCTGAAGTAAGAAGTCCACATCCATTTGGAGGAGGTACAGGTGGAGGTGCATCAATCACTCCGATTGCATTTTTAATTGTAGGTAAAGAAGGTGTTAAATTACTTCACTTAGATCAAAATACACATTTAATTGAAAAGCTAATGGATTTAACGCCACAAGCGTTAGAAAAAGTAAAAAAATATATGAAGAAAAAAGATGAATCAGATAAACATGAGGAAGATTTTGATTCAGATTTAGATTAA
- the tpx gene encoding thiol peroxidase has product MASVTFKNNPVTLIGQEVKVGEKAPSFTVLANDLSPVTLEASAGKVRLISAVPSVDTGICDAQTRRFNEELSSVENVEVLTISMDLPFAQKRWCAASGLENVHTYSDHRDASFGEAFGVLMQELRLLARAVFVVDSNDVVTYVEYVAEGTTHPNYEAAIEAVKAAK; this is encoded by the coding sequence ATGGCATCTGTAACATTTAAAAACAATCCAGTAACTCTTATTGGACAAGAAGTAAAAGTAGGAGAAAAAGCTCCAAGCTTTACTGTATTAGCAAATGATTTAAGCCCTGTAACTTTAGAGGCTTCAGCTGGTAAAGTACGCTTAATTAGCGCAGTACCTTCTGTAGATACAGGAATTTGTGATGCACAAACTCGTCGTTTTAACGAAGAATTATCAAGCGTAGAAAACGTTGAAGTTTTAACAATTTCAATGGACTTACCATTCGCGCAAAAAAGATGGTGTGCTGCAAGTGGTTTAGAAAATGTACATACTTACTCTGATCACCGTGATGCATCGTTTGGTGAAGCATTTGGTGTGTTAATGCAAGAATTACGTTTATTAGCTCGTGCAGTATTCGTAGTAGATTCAAATGATGTTGTTACTTACGTTGAGTACGTAGCTGAAGGTACAACTCATCCAAACTATGAAGCAGCAATCGAAGCTGTAAAAGCTGCAAAATAA
- the proC gene encoding pyrroline-5-carboxylate reductase, with protein MNKKIGFIGCGKMAQAMIGGLIDSNVIEKHQIYVSARSSETLVKVKNLYNVHTLNSNIDLAMQVDYLFLAVKPDLYPTIIEEIKEVVSSNTVIITIAAGITLEGVEKSFGKEVKIVRTMPNTPSLVREGMSALCHNQVVTNEELSEVMEIFNSFGKCELVNEKLMDAIPAVSGSSPAYVYLMIEALADGAVLQGIKRDQAYKLAAQAVLGAAKMVLETELHPGELKDQVCTPGGATIEAIAELEKQGFRSSIISAMERCTEKSVSLGK; from the coding sequence ATGAATAAGAAGATTGGTTTTATTGGTTGCGGTAAAATGGCCCAAGCTATGATTGGTGGGTTAATTGATTCGAATGTAATTGAAAAGCATCAAATTTATGTAAGTGCAAGGTCTAGTGAAACACTTGTAAAAGTGAAAAATTTATATAATGTTCACACATTAAATAGTAATATCGATTTAGCAATGCAGGTTGATTATTTGTTTTTAGCAGTTAAACCTGATTTATATCCAACTATTATTGAGGAAATTAAAGAAGTTGTTTCAAGTAATACAGTGATCATTACGATTGCTGCTGGAATTACTTTAGAAGGTGTTGAGAAATCATTCGGTAAAGAGGTTAAAATCGTTAGAACGATGCCAAATACTCCTTCGTTAGTTAGAGAAGGCATGAGTGCACTATGTCATAATCAAGTAGTGACCAATGAAGAGTTAAGTGAAGTAATGGAAATTTTCAATAGCTTTGGAAAATGCGAATTAGTAAATGAAAAATTAATGGATGCGATTCCTGCTGTTAGTGGTTCTTCTCCAGCCTATGTTTACTTAATGATTGAAGCTTTAGCAGACGGAGCTGTATTACAAGGTATAAAGAGAGACCAAGCATATAAGTTGGCTGCCCAAGCAGTTCTAGGTGCAGCAAAGATGGTACTTGAAACTGAACTACATCCTGGAGAATTAAAGGACCAAGTCTGCACACCAGGTGGTGCAACAATAGAAGCAATTGCCGAATTAGAAAAACAAGGCTTCCGCTCATCTATTATTTCTGCCATGGAACGTTGTACAGAGAAATCAGTGTCTTTAGGTAAATGA
- a CDS encoding phosphatidylglycerol lysyltransferase domain-containing protein, with the protein MKQILKESNHKTTIEIIQQLIQTYGGTSLTHLGLLGDKKVFLSEDQKSAFVYRKQGNKLVVLCNPIGEISFEKIKEFENYSRSIKCIPCFYQIDENSKMLYEKAGYRLLKLGEEAIVELENFEIAGKKGAKLRTKRNKFIRQGYQFEVSMPGHSIGLLQELKGVSDVWLNGREELSFSVGSFHFDYVSNFPIGILRDQNGQVIAFATLPIQDQNITIDLMRYLKELPYGTMDMLFVSIMFWAKQNGFKSCSLGMAPLANVGQDSKSSIIEKSAKMIFKYGNSIYNFKGLLTFKSKFANKWESKYLAYKPYTLLSVITSLYRLVHGTKSLNYITRFMKPLEKKKVNIS; encoded by the coding sequence ATGAAACAAATTTTAAAAGAATCAAATCATAAAACTACAATTGAGATTATTCAACAACTTATTCAAACATATGGTGGAACTTCATTAACACATTTAGGATTACTTGGAGATAAAAAAGTATTTCTTTCAGAAGATCAAAAATCTGCATTTGTTTACCGTAAACAGGGGAATAAATTAGTTGTTCTATGTAATCCAATTGGTGAGATTTCTTTTGAAAAAATAAAGGAGTTTGAAAATTATTCAAGGAGTATAAAATGTATTCCGTGCTTTTATCAAATAGACGAAAACTCAAAAATGTTGTATGAAAAAGCTGGCTATCGATTATTAAAATTAGGTGAAGAAGCAATAGTTGAATTAGAGAATTTCGAAATCGCAGGTAAAAAAGGCGCAAAACTAAGAACAAAAAGGAACAAATTCATTCGACAAGGATATCAATTTGAAGTGTCTATGCCTGGACATTCTATAGGTCTACTTCAAGAGTTAAAAGGGGTCTCTGATGTATGGTTAAACGGAAGAGAAGAGCTATCCTTTTCAGTTGGTTCATTTCATTTTGATTATGTTTCAAATTTTCCGATCGGAATCTTAAGGGATCAAAATGGTCAAGTTATTGCTTTTGCGACATTACCGATTCAAGACCAAAATATAACAATCGATTTAATGAGATATTTAAAGGAATTACCATATGGAACGATGGATATGCTTTTTGTTTCAATTATGTTTTGGGCAAAGCAAAATGGATTTAAAAGCTGCAGCCTTGGAATGGCACCATTAGCAAATGTTGGCCAAGATTCAAAATCATCAATCATCGAAAAATCTGCAAAAATGATCTTTAAATATGGTAACTCAATTTATAACTTCAAAGGGTTATTAACTTTTAAAAGCAAATTTGCGAATAAATGGGAATCAAAATATTTAGCATATAAACCATATACATTACTTTCGGTTATCACAAGCTTATACCGCCTAGTTCATGGTACGAAATCTTTGAACTATATAACCCGATTTATGAAACCTTTAGAAAAGAAAAAAGTGAATATAAGCTAA
- a CDS encoding class I SAM-dependent methyltransferase: MVKENSVEFLFNYIDESTECLKDNLEISYLEALIETGENFFDGEVLQEEINGSQKDKLMHTIQQFTSASKDNESIRRAFQLAILKGMKQGVQRNHEMTPDGIAFIITYLVGKLTEGKQNLTILDPAIGTGNLLLTILNSSKDKFTESVGIDVDDVLVRIAFVIGNLLGHEIELFNQDSLAPLFVDPVDLVVCDLPIGFYPIAERAKEYTLKAKEGMSYAHHLFIEQSMNYLKSGGFFISLVPNYLFTSDQSAQLQSYINETGVIQGLIQLPVSAFKDERHQKSILIIRKNAENMKKPKQALLVDFPKLSNMKAVEDIMLQMNEWFKENLQ, translated from the coding sequence ATGGTAAAAGAGAATTCAGTAGAATTTTTATTTAATTACATAGATGAATCGACAGAATGTTTAAAAGATAATTTAGAAATTTCTTACTTAGAGGCATTAATTGAAACGGGTGAAAATTTCTTTGATGGGGAAGTTTTGCAAGAAGAAATTAATGGTTCACAAAAAGATAAGCTTATGCATACAATTCAGCAATTTACTTCGGCTTCAAAAGATAATGAGAGTATTCGTAGAGCATTTCAATTAGCTATATTAAAGGGAATGAAGCAAGGAGTACAAAGAAATCATGAAATGACTCCAGATGGTATTGCTTTTATTATTACTTATTTAGTTGGCAAGCTTACAGAGGGGAAACAAAATTTAACTATTTTAGACCCGGCAATTGGTACTGGAAATCTTTTATTAACAATTTTAAATTCTTCAAAGGATAAATTTACTGAATCTGTTGGAATAGATGTAGATGATGTTCTTGTTAGAATCGCATTTGTTATCGGCAACCTACTAGGACATGAAATAGAACTATTTAATCAAGACAGTTTAGCACCTTTATTTGTAGACCCGGTCGATCTTGTTGTTTGTGACCTACCAATTGGATTTTATCCAATTGCTGAACGTGCAAAAGAATATACTTTAAAAGCAAAAGAAGGCATGTCTTATGCTCATCATTTATTTATTGAGCAAAGTATGAATTACTTAAAATCTGGAGGATTTTTCATCTCGCTAGTTCCAAATTACCTATTTACTTCAGATCAATCTGCACAATTACAAAGCTATATTAATGAAACAGGTGTTATTCAAGGATTGATACAGTTGCCAGTATCTGCCTTTAAGGATGAAAGACATCAAAAAAGTATATTAATAATCCGCAAAAATGCAGAAAATATGAAGAAGCCAAAACAGGCTTTATTAGTTGATTTCCCTAAGTTATCAAATATGAAAGCAGTTGAAGATATTATGCTTCAAATGAATGAATGGTTTAAAGAAAATTTACAATAA
- a CDS encoding acetate kinase — MANILAINAGSSSLKFQLIEMPSEKVLTIGLVERIGIKDSVFVISVNGEKIKEVTDIADHSVAVKMLLEKLTGLGIISSFDEIHGVGHRVVHGGELFTDSALITEEVEKQIDQLSDLAPLHNPANLVGIRAFKELLPNIPAVAVFDTAFHQTMPEESYLYSLPYEYYKQFGIRKYGFHGTSHKYVTERAAELIGKPIEDLRLISCHLGNGASIAAVEGGKSIDTSMGFTPLAGVTMGTRSGNLDPALIPFIMEKTGKTAEEVLDVLNKQSGMLGISGFSSDLRDIETAAEEGNKRAKIAQSVFIERIHKYLGSYAARMKGVDAIIFTAGIGENGPEIRQAVLEGLEFMGVYFDPSKNNFRGKEAFISFDHSPVKVIVIPTNEEVVIARDVVRVGMK, encoded by the coding sequence ATGGCAAATATTCTTGCTATTAATGCAGGCTCATCGTCATTAAAATTTCAATTAATTGAAATGCCTAGCGAAAAAGTACTTACAATTGGTTTAGTAGAACGTATCGGTATAAAGGATAGCGTATTTGTAATTTCAGTAAACGGGGAAAAAATTAAAGAAGTAACTGATATTGCTGATCACTCTGTTGCAGTAAAAATGCTTCTTGAAAAGCTAACAGGTTTAGGAATTATTTCTTCATTCGATGAAATTCATGGTGTTGGACATCGTGTAGTTCACGGTGGAGAACTATTTACAGATTCTGCTTTAATTACTGAAGAAGTTGAAAAACAAATTGATCAACTTTCAGATTTAGCACCACTTCATAACCCAGCTAACCTAGTTGGTATTCGTGCATTTAAAGAATTATTACCAAATATTCCTGCAGTAGCTGTATTCGATACTGCATTCCATCAAACAATGCCTGAAGAGTCTTACTTATATAGCTTACCTTATGAGTACTATAAACAATTTGGTATTCGTAAATATGGATTCCACGGTACATCACATAAGTATGTAACAGAAAGAGCTGCTGAATTAATTGGTAAACCAATTGAAGACCTAAGACTTATTTCATGTCACTTAGGAAATGGTGCAAGTATTGCTGCAGTTGAAGGTGGAAAATCAATCGATACTTCAATGGGATTCACTCCACTTGCTGGTGTAACAATGGGAACTCGTTCAGGTAACTTAGACCCAGCTTTAATTCCATTTATTATGGAAAAAACAGGTAAAACGGCCGAGGAAGTACTTGATGTATTAAATAAACAAAGTGGTATGCTTGGTATCTCTGGATTCTCAAGTGACTTACGTGATATTGAGACTGCAGCTGAAGAAGGTAATAAACGAGCTAAAATCGCTCAAAGTGTATTCATTGAACGTATTCACAAATATTTAGGATCTTATGCTGCACGTATGAAAGGTGTAGATGCGATTATCTTCACTGCTGGTATTGGTGAAAATGGTCCAGAGATTCGTCAAGCCGTATTAGAAGGTCTTGAATTTATGGGTGTTTATTTTGACCCAAGTAAAAATAACTTTAGAGGAAAAGAAGCATTCATTAGCTTTGATCACTCTCCAGTTAAGGTTATCGTAATTCCTACTAATGAAGAAGTTGTAATTGCAAGAGATGTAGTACGAGTTGGAATGAAATAA
- a CDS encoding EcsC family protein, with protein MDQMKEYNLWLELNDMIEKKQQQQNLNKLELMYQNASNFLLQKIPQSYSNTFNEFFSTAFFHTQSLIQTTKQFQEKKLDILHRAQILKSDIKTISDLRKLPLRQLNFLAEQEISKALIVSSVQGGISGTSTKLALFGDLPSLLFINLKTVQEIALCYGYDVSIPKEMECSLKVLQGAILPSTEKYVVWSNLMNDILKHEDSDVFATWENEFNGEGVYYTVILQMCKLLMIHSLRNKVLGGIPLLGVTVGAKWNESFTKNVLEYTKKFYQYRILSQRVKHEPTD; from the coding sequence ATGGATCAGATGAAAGAGTATAATTTATGGCTTGAACTTAACGATATGATTGAAAAGAAACAACAACAGCAAAATTTAAATAAATTAGAACTTATGTATCAAAATGCTTCTAATTTTCTCCTCCAAAAAATACCTCAGAGCTATTCGAATACTTTTAATGAATTTTTTTCAACTGCTTTTTTCCACACTCAATCTTTAATACAAACAACAAAACAGTTTCAAGAAAAGAAATTAGATATACTTCATCGAGCACAAATTTTAAAAAGTGATATTAAGACAATAAGCGATTTAAGAAAGCTACCATTAAGACAATTGAATTTCTTAGCTGAGCAAGAAATATCGAAAGCACTAATCGTTTCAAGTGTTCAAGGTGGAATAAGTGGAACTAGCACAAAGCTTGCTTTATTTGGTGATTTACCGTCCTTATTATTTATCAATCTGAAAACGGTACAAGAAATAGCACTTTGTTATGGTTATGATGTAAGTATCCCAAAAGAGATGGAATGTAGCTTAAAAGTTCTACAAGGTGCAATCCTCCCTTCGACAGAAAAATACGTTGTTTGGAGTAATTTAATGAACGATATTTTAAAGCATGAGGATTCTGACGTATTTGCAACTTGGGAAAATGAATTTAATGGAGAAGGAGTCTATTACACAGTCATATTACAAATGTGCAAATTATTAATGATCCATTCATTACGAAATAAGGTTTTAGGTGGTATTCCTTTATTAGGAGTTACTGTTGGGGCAAAGTGGAATGAATCTTTTACAAAAAACGTATTAGAATATACAAAGAAATTTTATCAATATCGTATATTATCGCAACGGGTAAAACATGAGCCAACAGATTAA
- a CDS encoding SDR family oxidoreductase, with protein sequence MRHAVITAGSKGLGKKVTEAFLKDGYSVTVTYFSDEKAIKERKEEWKDYLDRVLFVKGDICDKQFINEIVSKTMERFGRVDCLINNAGPYLFNRKKLADYTDEEWEYLLYGNLHSVFYLLKQIIPIMRKQKYGRIINYGFQGANSASGWIYRSAFSAAKVGLVSLTKTIAYEEAENGITSNMICPGDIFGDMKEANQTEASKDGKGLAPVGRSGTGEDIARMVQFLCKEESDFITGDIFEVTGGLDVINKYRHFPLS encoded by the coding sequence ATGAGGCATGCTGTCATTACGGCAGGATCAAAGGGGTTAGGGAAGAAAGTCACTGAAGCATTTTTGAAGGATGGATATTCAGTAACAGTTACGTATTTTTCTGATGAAAAAGCTATCAAAGAGCGAAAAGAAGAATGGAAGGATTATTTGGACCGAGTTCTTTTTGTAAAAGGAGATATTTGCGATAAACAATTTATAAATGAGATTGTCTCAAAAACGATGGAGAGATTCGGTAGGGTTGATTGTCTTATCAATAATGCTGGCCCGTATTTATTTAACCGTAAAAAACTGGCTGACTACACTGATGAAGAGTGGGAATACTTGTTGTATGGAAATTTGCACAGCGTGTTTTATCTTTTAAAGCAAATTATTCCTATTATGAGAAAGCAGAAATATGGACGTATCATAAATTATGGATTTCAAGGTGCCAATTCAGCTTCGGGATGGATTTATCGTTCTGCATTCAGCGCAGCTAAAGTAGGTCTAGTTTCATTAACTAAAACAATAGCCTACGAGGAAGCAGAGAATGGTATAACATCTAATATGATTTGTCCAGGGGATATTTTTGGTGATATGAAAGAAGCAAATCAAACTGAAGCAAGTAAGGATGGAAAAGGTCTTGCACCAGTTGGAAGATCTGGTACTGGGGAAGATATAGCAAGAATGGTGCAATTTTTGTGTAAGGAAGAGTCTGATTTTATAACAGGTGATATATTTGAAGTCACTGGTGGCTTGGATGTAATTAATAAATACAGACATTTTCCATTATCATGA
- the ald gene encoding alanine dehydrogenase, whose translation MRIGVPKEIKNNENRVAMTPAGVMNLVGHGHSVYIETNAGLGSGFTNEEYVNAGATIVETAEEAWNNEMVMKVKEPIPSEYGYFREGLILFTYLHLAPEPELTKALIDNKVVGIAYETVQVGNTLPLLTPMSEVAGRMSAQIGAQFLEKNKGGKGILLGGVPGVRRGNVTIIGGGVAGTNAAKVAVGLGAHVTMIDLNPDRLRQLDDIFGHQITTLMSNPYNIAEAVKESDLVIGAVLIPGAKAPKLVTKEMIESMEPGSVVVDIAIDQGGIFETTDRITTHDFPTYEKHGVVHYAVANMPGAVPRTSTMALTNVTVPYAVQIANKGYQKACLDNSALFKGINTLDGYVTYEAVAEAHGLEYKEATTLLQGTSVSAN comes from the coding sequence ATGCGTATTGGGGTACCAAAAGAAATAAAAAACAACGAAAATCGTGTAGCAATGACACCAGCTGGAGTAATGAACTTAGTTGGACATGGACATTCAGTTTACATTGAAACAAATGCTGGACTTGGTTCAGGATTTACTAATGAAGAATACGTAAATGCTGGCGCAACAATTGTTGAAACAGCTGAAGAGGCTTGGAATAATGAAATGGTTATGAAAGTTAAAGAACCAATTCCAAGTGAATATGGATACTTCCGTGAAGGATTAATTTTATTCACATACTTACACTTAGCTCCAGAGCCTGAATTAACTAAGGCTTTAATTGATAATAAAGTAGTAGGAATTGCTTACGAAACTGTACAAGTTGGTAATACATTACCGTTATTAACTCCAATGAGTGAAGTAGCAGGACGTATGTCAGCTCAAATCGGTGCACAATTCCTTGAGAAAAATAAAGGCGGAAAAGGTATTTTATTAGGTGGGGTACCAGGAGTACGTCGTGGAAATGTTACAATCATTGGTGGAGGTGTAGCAGGAACAAATGCTGCTAAAGTAGCTGTTGGTCTTGGTGCTCATGTAACGATGATTGACTTAAATCCAGATCGTTTACGTCAATTAGATGATATTTTTGGTCATCAAATTACAACTTTAATGTCAAACCCTTACAATATTGCTGAAGCGGTTAAAGAATCTGATCTTGTAATCGGTGCAGTATTAATTCCAGGTGCAAAAGCGCCAAAACTTGTAACAAAAGAAATGATCGAATCAATGGAACCAGGTTCAGTTGTAGTTGATATTGCAATTGACCAAGGTGGTATTTTCGAAACTACAGATCGTATTACAACTCATGATTTCCCAACATATGAGAAGCATGGAGTAGTACACTACGCTGTAGCAAACATGCCAGGTGCGGTACCTCGTACTTCTACTATGGCATTAACAAACGTTACAGTACCTTATGCAGTTCAAATTGCTAACAAGGGTTATCAAAAAGCTTGCTTAGATAACTCTGCTTTATTCAAAGGTATTAATACACTTGATGGATATGTAACTTACGAAGCAGTAGCGGAAGCTCACGGCTTAGAATATAAAGAAGCAACTACTTTATTACAAGGTACATCTGTTTCTGCAAACTAA
- a CDS encoding GNAT family N-acetyltransferase yields the protein MHKWECDDEIGKLVGIEKPRSLDEMVQGYEKYFDGLKPNLHLFTIEYNGICVGRIELGNLDQENNHAAFGIVIGDRSMQNIGIGSFALNHLLNYAFNELKLIKIYGEVYEYNITSQNFLTKLGFHLDGILRKHEFFKGAHRDMYQYSMLKEEYNLSQV from the coding sequence ATGCATAAATGGGAATGTGATGATGAGATTGGTAAGCTTGTAGGAATAGAAAAACCACGTTCTTTAGATGAAATGGTACAAGGATATGAAAAATATTTTGACGGACTTAAACCTAATCTCCACTTGTTCACAATCGAATACAATGGTATTTGTGTAGGAAGAATTGAATTAGGAAATCTTGATCAAGAGAATAATCATGCCGCTTTTGGAATCGTAATTGGAGATCGATCAATGCAAAATATAGGAATCGGATCATTTGCATTAAACCATCTACTAAATTATGCTTTTAATGAATTAAAACTCATAAAAATATACGGTGAAGTATACGAATATAATATCACTTCACAAAATTTCCTTACAAAATTAGGCTTTCATTTAGATGGTATATTGCGCAAGCATGAGTTTTTCAAAGGTGCTCATCGTGATATGTATCAATATAGCATGTTGAAAGAAGAATATAATTTAAGTCAGGTTTAA